TGCTATGTTAATCAAAATCGCTTGGAGAAACGTGTGGAGAAATGCTCTCCGAAGTGGCGTGGTCATCACATCCATTGCCCTTGGTATTTGGGCGGGGCTCTTCGTCATCGCAGTATCATCCGGACTGAACCAACAACGGACCGAAGATGCGCTGAACACCTCCATTTCGCACATCCAGATACACGATCCTCGGTTCGTAGAAGACAATAATGTGGAGTTCCGCATCAAGAACGAAGAAGAACTTCGGGATGCGCTCAAAGGAAATCCTGCCGTCAAAGCTTTCACAGAACGAGTGGTTCTGAATGGGATGGTTTCTTCATCCACAGGTGGTTATGGCGTGCGCATCACAGGCATCGATCCAGAAGAAGAAAAAGCGGTGACCACCATGCACGAGAAAATGGTAGAAGGAGAATACCTGACGGGCATGAAAAGCAATCCGGTCATTGTAGGAAGGAAGTTGGCCGAAAAACTGAATGTCGATCTACGGAAAAAGATCGTCCTCACCTTCCAAAAGGATAATGGCGACATCATTACTGGCGCTTTCCGCGTGGCGGGAATTTTCAAAACATCGAACTCGAAATCAGATGAGTTGAATGTTTTCGTCAAATCGGATGATGTGAACAGTTTGTTAGAAGAAAGTGCAGGTTTTCACGAAGTGGCAGTTCTCCTCAACGATGTTGCGCAGGCCGATACCACAGCTTCAATCCTTGGGGCGGAATTCCCATCGCTTTCTGTCCGTTCTTGGAAAGAAGTGGCGCCCGAGCTGGGTTATGCGGATGAGATGATGCAACAGATGCTCTACATCATCATCGGTATCATTCTTTTGGCGCTCTCCTTCGGCATCATCAATACCATGCTGATGGCCGTTTTGGAACGTAAGCGCGAACTCGGAATGCTGATGTCGGTCGGAATGAACAAGACCAAGGTGTTCTTCATGATCGTGGTCGAAACCGTGTTCATTTCTATGGTCGGAGGACCTTTAGGTGTTGCTCTCGGCTTCCTCACCGTCAGCCACTTTGGCGCTGCTGGCATCGATCTATCCATTGTCGGTAAGGGATTAGAAGAGTTTGGAATCTCCACCACCATCTACCCAAGCCTCGACCCTTCATTTTACTTGAATGTGACCATCATGGTAGTGGTGGCAGCCATTCTTTCATCCATTTATCCAGCCATCAAGGCCTTGCAATTGAAGCCTGCCGAAGCGGTCCGGGCCATTTAGAGGCTGATACGAATTACGAATAAAACACGAATATGACGAACGCTACTGAATGAGACCTCCAGTAAATCGCACCGACCTACTTTATCCAGAACTCAGCTATGACATAATTGGATGTGCTTATGATATCCATAATGAACTTGGCGGAGGACTTTTGGAAAAGGTCTATCAAAAAGCCATGAAAGTTGGTTTTGTAAAACGGGGCTTGACAGTCACAGAACAGGTTCATTACCCGATAATCTATGAAGGCGAGAAAGTTGGGAGTGGTTTCTTCGATTTCCTAGTTGAGGAGAAGGTGGTAGTTGAACTAAAAAGAGGAAGCCATTTTTCGCGGACCCACATCAATCAGGTACTGGCTTATTTAAAACAATCCAACCTGAAACTTGGAATTCTCATTCACTTTGGGCTTGAAGAGGTCCGATTTAAACGAATTGTAAACGATTAATCATTATAAACCAGATACGCACATTCGTAATATTCGCGGGTATTCGTAATTCGTATCAGCAATAGAAAAATCATGTCAGCAATAATCAGAACAAACGAACTTCAGAAATACTACAATCCAGGCGAAGAATTGGAAGTACGTGCCCTTGATGGCGTAACCATTGAGATTGAACGCGGAGAATTCACAGCTATCGTTGGTCCATCGGGTTCCGGAAAAACCACCTTGCTCAACATCATCGGTGGATTGGATCACCAAACGGGTGGAACGGCACATATTGGCGATACCGAGATAACTGCTTTGAACGACAATCAACTCATTGATTTCCGCTTGAAGAACATCGGTTTCGTTTTCCAGGCTTACAATCTCATTCCGGTTCTTACTGCCGAAGAAAATGTTGAGTTCATCATGCTCCTACAGAAGCGTCCTAAAGAAGAACGACATACAAGAGCGCTAGAACTGCTCAAAGCCGTAGGACTGGAAAGCAAAATGAACAATCGTCCGAGCGAAATGAGCGGTGGACAGCAGCAGCGAGTGGCGGTAGCTCGCGCATTAGCTTCCAAACCACAGTTCGTGCTGGCCGATGAGCCAACTGCCAACTTAGACAGTCAATCCACTGCTGACCTACTGGACATCATGTCTGACCTGAACAAGAAAGAGCACGTCACCTTCCTCTTTTCTACGCATGATCAGCGTGTCATTGACCGAGCAAGAAGAGTAATTACCCTTGAGGACGGAAAGATCATTTCTGATGAGACGCGATAGCTCCGGTTCCCCCTTTTAAAGGGGGTGCCCGCAGGGCGGGGGATTGAATGATCACTTACCAATGAAGCATATTCCATACAACACAAACCTGAAGGAGTTCTCAAGAATATTGAGAAGTAACCAAACACTTGGTGAGACTTTACTTTGGATGCAATTGCAGAAAAGACAGGTTCGAGGATATCAATTTAACCGTCAGAAGCCGCTTGGAAACTACATCGTTGATTTCTACTGCAAAGCGTTAAACTTGGTAATTGAGATTGACGGTGGAAGTCATCATTTTGAAGAGATAATGTTGAAAGACATTGAAAGGCAGCGCATTTTAGAGGAACTTGGAATGCATTTTTTCCGAATTGAAGGTGTCATCGAAAACTTAGAGAATGAGCGTGTTTAACGACTTCAAATCCCCCGCCTCGTTCCTCGGCACGCCCTTTAAAAGGGGGAACTGGCTGCGCGCATTTTCCTCGGTGTTTCTCCTCTTCTCAATCTTTCTCTGTGGAATAGTCAATGCGCAAGACACTACCGAAGTCAAACCAAAGCGAAAGTTCAAGGACATCGTTCAACTGCATGGTTATCTCAAAAACTTGAACATCGTTTCGTTTTCTGCTAACCCGATCATCGGAAATTCGAACGAACAGTTCCTACATAATCGTCTCAATCTGCGCGTTTATCCAACCAAAGGATTGACGATAGCAGCCGAATTGCGAACGCGTTTCTTCTATGCTGGTGCCACGGCCAATTCGCCTGCGGCCAAAGACGCCATGAATAAAGACGCTGGCCTCGTTGATATGAGTTGGAACATCGGGAACAACATCAACCCAGTTCATCTCAACACCACGTTAGACCGACTTTATGTGGATTATGGAAACGACAAGATTGGCATCAGAATAGGTCGGCAGCGCATCAATTGGGGCATCAATACAGCTTGGAACCCGAACGATATTTTCAATGCGTTCAATTTCGTGAACTTCGATTATGAAGAACGACCTGGAACAGACGCTGTACGTTTCCAATACTTCGGCAAGAACATGAGCGGCTTTGAAGTGGCCGTAGCTCCACAGCGGACTTGGAAGCAATCAACAGCCGCATTCATGTACAAATTCAATGCGAAGGGCTACGATTTTCAATTCATCGCAGGGCAATACAAAACGGATGTAACCGCAGGTTTCGGTTTTGCCGGCAACCTGGGCAATGCTGGTTTTAAAGGTGAACTGCAATGGTTCGGGCCTTACGAAGGTTTTGTGGACAGCTTGCATACCATAACGGGCTCCATCACGGCCGATTATTCCTTCACCAATTCACTCTATCTGAGTGGCGCGATCCTCTACAACAGCAACGGAATTGACGACAGCAATCCGCTCAAACTCGCTTCTTTCTTCAGCGGTTCGTCACTCACTGCCAAAAATCTGATGCCGACTAAATATAATGCGATGGTCTCTTTGACCTATCCCGCAACGCCACTCATCAGCTTAAGCTTTTCTGCCGTGTATGGCTACGGGCCGAATCTTCTTTTTCTAAGTCCTGGGATTGGCTACTCCATTGTGGAGAATTGGGACGTTTTTCTCGTTGGGCAACTCTTCTTCTCTGACTTTCCTGAACTCACCTCCAGTGGTTTGGAAAACAGGTATCAGAATTTGAGCAACAGCGTTTTTCTGCGGTTGAAGTGGAGTTTTTGACAACCGATCCTCCCTTCTAGTATTTGTCTTTGTGACCAAAGTTCCCATTCACCGGAAACACACGCTGCACATTTGTACCCAACATTAGGGCGGATGTCCGCATCTAGAACAACAAAGTCACTTAAAAACTATTCAAATGGGAATCTTTGACACCATGTTTGGAATCAACGCGGCTAATAGCCCAGTGAAACAAATGATAGACAACGGAGCTGTAATCATTGATGTGCGCACAGTCGCAGAATTTCAGGGCGGTCACGTAGCCGGTTCGCGCAACATTCCGCTTCAGAATATCCAGCATCATGTGGATGAGATCAAAAACATCAATAAGCCAATTGTGCTTTGCTGCGCAAGCGGTGGTAGAAGCGGGCAGGCAACCAGTTTTCTAAGCCGACACGGTATTGAGTGTATGAATGGAGGCGGTTGGACACAGGTGAATGCACTTGTGAGATAATAAACACTCAAGCCAAGAAACCCGGTCTGGTCAGATGGATCAGGTCGGGTTTTTCATTTACTGAAACACACCAAAATGAGATTGCTGAATAAACTGAAAGAACCTTGGGGTTTTATGCGAATGCTGCGCCTTGCCTTGGGTCTATTTACGATGATTGATGCCGTTCAACATCTCAATTGGCTGCTAATGGCAGTATCAGCGGTTCTTCTTTATCAAGGCGTCATGAACGTATCGTGCGTTCCATGCCAAGTTGCTGGTAATTGCGCAGTGCCCGAAAAACAGGCTTCAGACCAAGATTCGGAAGAGGTTGTTTTCGAGAAGGTGAATTAGTTTCGGTTCTTAAATTCTAAAACCGACAGAATTTAGCGAAGCACGGTTTTGCCGATATTGGCAGCATGAAGTCCTCTCGAATTATTGCACTTATGCTATTGGCACTTGGTGTGGCTTTCAACGAGTGGGCTTTCAAATTCTTTTTACCATTAGAGCCAATTAACAGCTTTTTGAGGCTGATGACGCTTGTACTTGACGGGTTCCTTATCGCGTTCATTGTTGCCTTTGGATGGAAGAACCTTCGTTTTTCAGAACGGTTTAGGCAACTGACCCGAATCTGGCCAAAATCAACCAACCTATTCTTGGGGTTATTTGTGGCGTATTGCACGCTGATGGCAGTGGAATTCAGCTGCCGCTTTTATTTTAAGCATGGGTACAAAGCTCCGTATTCTGAACAGACCTTTTGGGAGCCTGGAGCCTGCGAGCGCGATTCAATATTAGGAAGTCGACTACCAAAAGACGCCACACTGAGCCATGCTTATGTGGTCAACGATTCGCTCATCTACAAACAGTATTATCATACGGATGCATTTGGAAGACGCATTACTCCGCAAACAAAACCCGATTCGATTTACCAAGAATTTGCCATGGTTGCTGGCTGCTCTTTTGCTTTCGGTTATGGATTAAACGACCACGAGACATTGAGCTATTTTCTCGATAGCATTACCTCGATGCGCGGCTACAATTATGGCGTTTCTGGTCACGGAACACAACAGACACTCACGTTGCTTCAAACTCGTGATCTGCACGAGGAGATTATTGAATCTAACGGAATCCTGATCCATCTTTTTATTGATGATCACATTAAACGCATGATTGGTTCGCGAAGGTTGATCAAGCTTTGGGCCATCAATTTCCCCTATTACTATTTGGATGGCGATGAATTGAAACGTGATGGAAGCTTCTGGACCGGCCGCCATCTGCTTACGCGATTCTATCGCGCCATCAGCCAAAGTGCATTTCTCGACCTGTTCGATATTGACATTCCGTGGTGTGTAAGTGATGCTCATGTAAAGCTTTTCGGGGCGATTGTCCGCCAATCAAAAGCTGAGTTTCTGAAGCAATATCCGAATGGTCGATTCATCTTGGTAATCGGGCCAAATTCTAAATTGGCAGGTCGGATAATGCCCGTTTTGAAATCAAACAAGGTTGAAGTCCTTGACCTTTCTTCGCTTCTCGATAAGGAGCAAAAGAAGTACAAAATACACTGGACAGAAGGTCATCCGAACGCGAATTACTACTTGGAAATGGCCAAAGCCATTAAAACAGAAGTGAATACTTCGGAGCCCGACCGAAACTGATTGATCTTTTCTGATATTGACGCCTACAATGAAGGACTGGTACCTGAGCACGGTTAGCAAGGAATTGGATCATTTTATCCGATTCTCAATAGTTGGTGCCGTTTGGACCGTAGTTAACATCGCTATTATGTGGCTGCTGATTGATGTGCTAGGCCTAGCAGGTTGGCTGGGTTCCACCATTGGCATTGCCGTTCTTTACATTGGTCGTTATTATAATTATCTGTGGCTGAAAGTAATAGAGCCAAAATTTTGGAAATACGTTTATGCAAGTGGCTTATTCTCACTTTTCATGATAGCAGGAATGACCGTTGCTGTGGATGTTCTCGGCTACAAAGCGTTCTATCCATCAATCATCCTCACTGCGCTCAGTTTTATCCTCAAGTTCCTTTTTTTCAAAAGAATAAAACTGCTGAAGGGAAATAAGCACAGAGATTAACCCAACACCTCTTCTAGCACTTTGTGCGCACTGATCTCCTTCATTCCGTGCAAATGAAGCCGATAGTAATCAATCAGCTTTTGAAGCAATATCCTACGGGTTTGGCTTCCTATTTTCACTTGATGGAATGTTTCCATACTCGTGGGTAGAAGTTGGCGAAGACCTTCAACGACAGCATCTTCCATTATGTAAGGATGAATGGGCTCGAATGGGGTGAATTCTCCTTCCAGCAGGTCGAAATATCGATTTCCTACATCTTTTACCTGCGGGTAGAAACCTAGGAATCGCGAAAATTCCAACATGAATTTCAGATGGAAGTTGCTCACGGATTCTTTTGTTTCATCCAGCAAGATTACCGCTTCGCGTAAGAAAGCAAACAGTTCCTCGTTCTGCTCTTCTTCTCCAATGGACCGCGCAATCACTTCCGCTACAAAAAGCGCAACGCACGTTTTAACCGTATCAAACGGAATGGCATTGAGCATCTTTTCTCGCTCAATGGTACGCACCGTTCGCATCGTTTTCCTGTCATCATCAGTGAAGGAAAGTTGCACCAGTCCGAGTGGTTGAAGCAGCACCAGTTTTGCCAATGCGGCCTTTCCAGATCCTGTTCTCACCATAAATGGCCGTAGGCCCAGCTCTTCGGTATAGATGCGTGTAATCACCGAACTGTCTGAATAACGTAGCGTATTCAGCACAATTCCTCTTGTGACGATCATCTGATCTTTAGTTGATGAAAAGAATTTTGGTGACGAAGGTTTCCTTGCCGTCTTCGTTAGCTGCAAAAACCATATAAACACCACTTTTAGCTCGGTCTCCAGTAAGTTTGTTGCCATCCCAAATGGCCTGCCCACCATACGCAGTGG
The nucleotide sequence above comes from Flavobacteriales bacterium. Encoded proteins:
- a CDS encoding ABC transporter permease; this encodes MLIKIAWRNVWRNALRSGVVITSIALGIWAGLFVIAVSSGLNQQRTEDALNTSISHIQIHDPRFVEDNNVEFRIKNEEELRDALKGNPAVKAFTERVVLNGMVSSSTGGYGVRITGIDPEEEKAVTTMHEKMVEGEYLTGMKSNPVIVGRKLAEKLNVDLRKKIVLTFQKDNGDIITGAFRVAGIFKTSNSKSDELNVFVKSDDVNSLLEESAGFHEVAVLLNDVAQADTTASILGAEFPSLSVRSWKEVAPELGYADEMMQQMLYIIIGIILLALSFGIINTMLMAVLERKRELGMLMSVGMNKTKVFFMIVVETVFISMVGGPLGVALGFLTVSHFGAAGIDLSIVGKGLEEFGISTTIYPSLDPSFYLNVTIMVVVAAILSSIYPAIKALQLKPAEAVRAI
- a CDS encoding GxxExxY protein, which produces MRPPVNRTDLLYPELSYDIIGCAYDIHNELGGGLLEKVYQKAMKVGFVKRGLTVTEQVHYPIIYEGEKVGSGFFDFLVEEKVVVELKRGSHFSRTHINQVLAYLKQSNLKLGILIHFGLEEVRFKRIVND
- a CDS encoding ABC transporter ATP-binding protein — its product is MMSAIIRTNELQKYYNPGEELEVRALDGVTIEIERGEFTAIVGPSGSGKTTLLNIIGGLDHQTGGTAHIGDTEITALNDNQLIDFRLKNIGFVFQAYNLIPVLTAEENVEFIMLLQKRPKEERHTRALELLKAVGLESKMNNRPSEMSGGQQQRVAVARALASKPQFVLADEPTANLDSQSTADLLDIMSDLNKKEHVTFLFSTHDQRVIDRARRVITLEDGKIISDETR
- a CDS encoding endonuclease domain-containing protein, whose product is MKHIPYNTNLKEFSRILRSNQTLGETLLWMQLQKRQVRGYQFNRQKPLGNYIVDFYCKALNLVIEIDGGSHHFEEIMLKDIERQRILEELGMHFFRIEGVIENLENERV
- a CDS encoding GtrA family protein: MKDWYLSTVSKELDHFIRFSIVGAVWTVVNIAIMWLLIDVLGLAGWLGSTIGIAVLYIGRYYNYLWLKVIEPKFWKYVYASGLFSLFMIAGMTVAVDVLGYKAFYPSIILTALSFILKFLFFKRIKLLKGNKHRD
- a CDS encoding rhodanese-like domain-containing protein, with product MGIFDTMFGINAANSPVKQMIDNGAVIIDVRTVAEFQGGHVAGSRNIPLQNIQHHVDEIKNINKPIVLCCASGGRSGQATSFLSRHGIECMNGGGWTQVNALVR
- the recO gene encoding DNA repair protein RecO is translated as MIVTRGIVLNTLRYSDSSVITRIYTEELGLRPFMVRTGSGKAALAKLVLLQPLGLVQLSFTDDDRKTMRTVRTIEREKMLNAIPFDTVKTCVALFVAEVIARSIGEEEQNEELFAFLREAVILLDETKESVSNFHLKFMLEFSRFLGFYPQVKDVGNRYFDLLEGEFTPFEPIHPYIMEDAVVEGLRQLLPTSMETFHQVKIGSQTRRILLQKLIDYYRLHLHGMKEISAHKVLEEVLG